A genomic stretch from Heliangelus exortis chromosome 16, bHelExo1.hap1, whole genome shotgun sequence includes:
- the LOC139803426 gene encoding uncharacterized protein isoform X1, with product MAWRAAAAARLLLGQLSLFALRLSGVGAQVRPRFQLQQPQDKVSVTAGETLTLTCTSSGSGPAGPLKWLKGWGMGNETVYDQSGVFPRVTRAEPGSNTDFSIYLRDVGPEDAGTYYCVKFRKRFGGDELFEHGKGTEVSLHETALVPGMVAAVVVLCCLLLLSLLVAFYMHRRKHRGQAESHCLSGPAAVGSFLPVPLRCCARTPSTPRSKVPDAETSHLSSQPHMKDEHEIHYADLQPLPTAPRHGRTLPPPACSEYASVRVAAK from the exons ATGGCCTGGCGAGCAGCTGCGGCGGCTCGGCTCCTGCTCGGGCAGCTCAGCCTCTTCGCGCTGCGGCTCTCGG GTGTGGGTGCCCAGGTGAGGCCAAgattccagctgcagcagccccaggacaaGGTGTCAGTGACAGCGGGGGAGACACTCACCCTGACCTGCACCTCATCTGGATCTGGTCCCGCTGGCCCCCTGAAGTGGCTGAAGGGCTGGGGCATGGGGAATGAGACTGTTTATGACCAGAGCGGCGTGTTCCCCCGTGTGACCAGGGCAGAGCCTGGATCCAACACAGATTTCAGCATCTACCTCAGGGATGTTGGCCCCGAGGATGCTGGCACCTATTACTGTGTCAAGTTCCGCAAACGGTTTGGTGGGGATGAGTTGTTCGAGCACGGGAAGGGcacagaggtgtccctgcatg AGACAGCCCTGGTTCCTGGCATGGTGGCTGCAGTCGTagtgctctgctgcctgctcctcctcagccttctcGTTGCCTTCTACATGCACAGGAGGAAGCACCGAGGCCAGGCAGAGAGCCATTGCCTGTCTGGGCCAGCAGCCGTGGGCAGCTTCTTGCCCGTCCCTCTGAGGTGCTGTGCCCggacccccagcacccctcG CAGCAAAGTCCCCGATGCAGAGACCTCACATCTGTCCAGCCAG ccccacatGAAGGATGAACACGAGATCCACTATGCTgacctccagcccctgcccacgGCCCCGCGGCACGGCAggaccctcccccccccagcctgctCCGAGTACGCCAGCGTGCGGGTGGCTGCCAAGTGA
- the LOC139803426 gene encoding uncharacterized protein isoform X2, whose amino-acid sequence MAWRAAAAARLLLGQLSLFALRLSGVGAQVRPRFQLQQPQDKVSVTAGETLTLTCTSSGSGPAGPLKWLKGWGMGNETVYDQSGVFPRVTRAEPGSNTDFSIYLRDVGPEDAGTYYCVKFRKRFGGDELFEHGKGTEVSLHETALVPGMVAAVVVLCCLLLLSLLVAFYMHRRKHRGQAESHCLSGPAAVGSFLPVPLRCCARTPSTPRKVPDAETSHLSSQPHMKDEHEIHYADLQPLPTAPRHGRTLPPPACSEYASVRVAAK is encoded by the exons ATGGCCTGGCGAGCAGCTGCGGCGGCTCGGCTCCTGCTCGGGCAGCTCAGCCTCTTCGCGCTGCGGCTCTCGG GTGTGGGTGCCCAGGTGAGGCCAAgattccagctgcagcagccccaggacaaGGTGTCAGTGACAGCGGGGGAGACACTCACCCTGACCTGCACCTCATCTGGATCTGGTCCCGCTGGCCCCCTGAAGTGGCTGAAGGGCTGGGGCATGGGGAATGAGACTGTTTATGACCAGAGCGGCGTGTTCCCCCGTGTGACCAGGGCAGAGCCTGGATCCAACACAGATTTCAGCATCTACCTCAGGGATGTTGGCCCCGAGGATGCTGGCACCTATTACTGTGTCAAGTTCCGCAAACGGTTTGGTGGGGATGAGTTGTTCGAGCACGGGAAGGGcacagaggtgtccctgcatg AGACAGCCCTGGTTCCTGGCATGGTGGCTGCAGTCGTagtgctctgctgcctgctcctcctcagccttctcGTTGCCTTCTACATGCACAGGAGGAAGCACCGAGGCCAGGCAGAGAGCCATTGCCTGTCTGGGCCAGCAGCCGTGGGCAGCTTCTTGCCCGTCCCTCTGAGGTGCTGTGCCCggacccccagcacccctcG CAAAGTCCCCGATGCAGAGACCTCACATCTGTCCAGCCAG ccccacatGAAGGATGAACACGAGATCCACTATGCTgacctccagcccctgcccacgGCCCCGCGGCACGGCAggaccctcccccccccagcctgctCCGAGTACGCCAGCGTGCGGGTGGCTGCCAAGTGA
- the LOC139803421 gene encoding signal-regulatory protein beta-1-like, with translation MASPWALQLTSLLLLLLWRSPGVGAQVRPRFQLQQPQDKVSVTAGETLTLTCTPSGCGPTGPLKWLKGWGMGNETVYDKKGVFPRVTRAEPGSCTNFSIYLRDVGPEDAGTYYCVKFRKRIGVYKVLEHGKGTEVSVRAKPTSPVVSGPQHRAGPGQSVSVTCVSGGFYPENITVRWLKDAASISAQQPRVTPGRTKSSYNMSSSVTVTLQEEDVRSQLVCEVQHPTLRAPLRATFQLSKVLRVPPRVRVVAEPPGPVEPNGTVTLSCQLEGFYPGEVSVTWLENGMEMKVENVSRAAETRQGLFELRSQVELQATVERNGSVFTCRVVHDGQEPLSELAALRVTAPAQEGTGGQSQGGSLLSSPALWLGLLLEKGLLGGLLLFLFKRMMA, from the exons ATGGCTTCACCATGGGCCCTGCAACTcaccagcctgctgctgctcctgctctggagaTCCCCGG GTGTGGGTGCCCAGGTGAGGCCAAgattccagctgcagcagccccaggacaaGGTGTCAGTGACAGCGGGGGAGACACTCACCCTGACCTGCACCCCATCTGGATGTGGTCCCACTGGCCCCCTGAAGTGGCTGAAGGGCTGGGGCATGGGGAATGAGACTGTTTATGACAAGAAGGGCGTGTTCCCCCGTGTGACCAGGGCAGAGCCTGGATCCTGCACAAATTTCAGCATCTACCTCAGGGATGTTGGCCCCGAGGATGCTGGCACCTATTACTGTGTCAAGTTCCGCAAACGGATCGGTGTGTATAAGGTGTTGGAGCACGGGAAGGGCACGGAGGTGTCTGTCCGTG CCAAGCCCACCTCCCCGGTGGTGTCCGGGCCCCAGCACAGAGCGGGGCCGGGGCAGTCGGTGTCCGTCACCTGCGTGTCTGGAGGGTTCTACCCCGAAAACATCACCGTGAGGTGGTTGAAGGACGCGGCCTCCATCTCCGCTCAGCAGCCCCGGGTCACCCCCGGGAGGACAAAATCCTCCTACAACATGTCCAGCTCGGTGACGGTGACGCTGCAGGAGGAGGACGTCCGCTCGCAGCTCGTCTGCGAGGTGCAGCACCCCACGCTGAGGGCCCCGCTGAGGGCGaccttccagctcagcaagGTCCTGCgag tgccccccagaGTGCGTGTGGTGGCCGAGCCCCCCGGCCCCGTGGAGCCCAACGGGACGGTGACCTTGTCCTGCCAGCTGGAGGGGTTTTACCCGGGAGAGGTGTCCGTCACCTGGCTGGAGAACGGGATGGAGATGAAGGTGGAGAACGTCTCGCGGGCGGCGGAGACGCGGCAGGGGTTGTTTGAGCTGAGGAGCCAGGTGGAGCTGCAAGCCACGGTGGAGAGGAACGGGTCGGTGTTCACCTGCAGAGTGGTGCACGATGGGCAGGAGCCCCTCAGCGAGCTGGCTGCACTGCGGGTCActgccccagcccaggaggGCACCGGCGGACAGAGCCAAG GTGGCAGCCTCCTGTCCAGCCCTGCCCTCTGGCTCGGCCTCCTGCTGGAGAAGGGGCTCCTCGGGGggctcctcctcttcctcttcaagCGCATGATGGCGTGA